In Monodelphis domestica isolate mMonDom1 chromosome 3, mMonDom1.pri, whole genome shotgun sequence, the following proteins share a genomic window:
- the LOC100009916 gene encoding galactoside alpha-(1,2)-fucosyltransferase 2-like, producing the protein MSSPQISFSFPVLHFLLFIFVTSIVFHLQLRLSKISKLWKQTQSPEPPVSTTSHPDGIWTMNSIGRLGNQMGEYATLYALAKLNGHRAYISPEMHQHLAPIFRITLPVLPASVSQHIHWRNYQLHDWMSEEYRHIHGAYVHFTGYPCSWTFYHHLREEIRHEFTLHDYIQGEAQAYLHKLQKSPATFVGVHVRRGDYVHIMPQVWKGVVAHKGYLDQAMNWFRARYNDTVFVVTSNGMSWCQDNIDTTKGDVVFAGDGVESSPAKDFALLTQCNHTIMTIGTFGIWAAYLVGGETIYLANYTLPDSPFLKVFKPEAVFLPEWIGIPADLSPLLKN; encoded by the coding sequence aTGTCAAGCCCCCAGATATCCTTCTCCTTCCCAGTGCTCcacttcctcctcttcatctttGTGACCTCAATAGTCTTCCATCTTCAACTTCGACTCTCCAAGATATCCAAGTTATGGAAACAGACACAATCCCCTGAGCCTCCAGTCTCTACAACCTCCCACCCTGATGGCATCTGGACTATGAATTCTATAGGCCGTCTAGGAAACCAAATGGGTGAGTATGCCACCCTCTATGCTCTGGCAAAACTCAATGGCCACAGGGCCTACATATCACCTGAGATGCATCAACATCTTGCTCCCATATTCCGTATCACCCTTCCTGTTCTACCAGCCAGTGTGTCCCAGCATATACATTGGCGGAACTACCAACTACATGACTGGATGTCGGAGGAATATCGACATATTCATGGTGCCTATGTCCATTTCACGGGTTACCCCTGTTCCTGGACTTTCTACCACCACCTTCGAGAAGAGATCCGTCATGAATTCACCCTGCATGACTATATCCAAGGGGAGGCTCAGGCTTACTTACACAAGTTACAGAAAAGCCCAGCCACCTTTGTGGGAGTCCATGTCCGCAGAGGTGACTATGTCCATATAATGCCCCAGGTCTGGAAGGGGGTGGTAGCACACAAGGGCTACTTGGATCAAGCAATGAATTGGTTCAGAGCCCGTTACAATGATACTGTCTTTGTGGTTACCAGCAATGGGATGTCATGGTGCCAGGATAACATTGACACCACCAAGGGAGATGTGGTATTTGCAGGGGATGGAGTGGAGAGCTCTCCAGCAAAGGATTTTGCTCTGTTGACCCAGTGCAACCACACCATCATGACCATTGGCACCTTTGGCATCTGGGCTGCCTACTTGGTAGGTGGTGAGACAATCTATTTGGCCAACTACACCCTTCCAGACTCACCTTTCCTCAAAGTCTTCAAACCTGAAGCAGTCTTCCTGCCTGAATGGATAGGGATCCCAGCTGACCTGTCACCCCTGCTCAAGAACTGA